ATTGAATCGTTTGAGACTGGTCTATTTCATCAGAGAACTTGCTGAGTCCTGAGCCCAAAATGATCGCAACCTTGGGAGTAAGTTCCCCAATCTTTTCTTTGAGGATCCGACTTGAATTCTTGATCTCTTTTTCAAAACTGTTTGAAGAGGGTTTATTCATTGGGGCTCGTTGAGTAAGTATTCTGGACCGAAAGAGTGTGGAAGTAATTCTGCAAGCGTTTGACGCAATCTTAGTTGTTTAAGGTCCCCAATCAAGATAGGGGTTTTGGGCGCAGCGAATTCTCGTATTTTTTGACGACAGCCACCACATGGAGTCACTGGATCTGGGCTTTCTCCAACAACTGCTATGGCTTTGATTTGCCTTCCCTCAGCCAAAATCATGGCCGCAATCGCCCCAGCCTCAGCACACGTTCCCTGTGGGTAAGCCGCATTTTCCACATTACAACCCTTGTGAAGCTTGCCCTGATCATCCAAGATAGCAGCTCCAACCAGAAATCTTGAGTAGGGTGCATAAGCTTTCTTCCGAGCTTCTCGAGCTGCCTCTAAAAGTAGCCCCTCATCCAACATCGAATCATTTTCTGACATAGTTTGCATTGCTCTATTTTTTGATCCTTGACATGATAATTAACCTACTAAAGCACTGAAACAAGCGTTTAGAAAAAATTACTTGGTTCAAAGAGGTACATTGAAGGAAATCACTCAGAACATCAAATTTTTCATCCTGGCACTCAGTCTTACTATGACTGGTATTTCCTGCAGTAACAATGCTGAGCAACCACCAAATATCAACTATGCAAGGTCTCAGTTCAACGCTT
The DNA window shown above is from SAR324 cluster bacterium and carries:
- a CDS encoding cytidine deaminase, with the protein product MSENDSMLDEGLLLEAAREARKKAYAPYSRFLVGAAILDDQGKLHKGCNVENAAYPQGTCAEAGAIAAMILAEGRQIKAIAVVGESPDPVTPCGGCRQKIREFAAPKTPILIGDLKQLRLRQTLAELLPHSFGPEYLLNEPQ